From a single Streptomyces rubradiris genomic region:
- a CDS encoding roadblock/LC7 domain-containing protein: MTGPTTADDKLTWLLEGLLERTPGARHALVLSRDGLKLCRTPELSVDQADQLAAIAAGIQSLSHGASVEFGDGSGGVRSAMTEFYGGVLFIVEAGAGAHLAVITTEDADAGVVGHNMSELVEQLGTHLTALPRTS, from the coding sequence ATGACCGGCCCGACCACCGCCGACGACAAGCTCACCTGGCTCCTGGAGGGCCTGCTGGAGAGGACCCCGGGTGCCCGGCACGCGCTCGTGCTGTCCCGGGACGGGCTGAAGCTGTGCCGGACGCCGGAGCTGAGCGTCGACCAGGCCGATCAGCTGGCCGCGATCGCCGCCGGCATCCAGTCGCTGTCGCACGGCGCGTCCGTGGAGTTCGGCGACGGCAGCGGCGGGGTGCGCTCGGCGATGACCGAGTTCTACGGCGGTGTGCTGTTCATCGTCGAGGCGGGCGCCGGCGCCCACCTGGCCGTGATCACCACCGAGGACGCGGACGCCGGTGTCGTCGGGCACAACATGAGCGAGCTGGTGGAGCAGCTCGGCACGCACCTGACCGCTCTGCCCCGTACGTCATGA
- a CDS encoding sensor histidine kinase produces the protein MTAPTHPGDRPSLRTFVSALAVTGVLSALAVCAAVAVAPGAARTPLAGGGAVAAVVLSVAVATAAHARRTARDTRQRLEGVTQDVGRLLQQQARTTEEAHQERQRLVDELARQRAELTDSFTAERDRLVAEGTRELDRLRQENARLAGELEQARRERAAAISATSNTAARMQALATATLADLRAMEERHTDEDVLHDLLHLDHRTAQAGRLADSIAVLTGARSGRRWARPISMESILRGAMGRIAGYRRVRVHSTSEAAVAGHAAEGVMHALAELLDNAANFSPPTAEVHVYVEEVPAGVIVSVEDSGLVMGDVQLRRAERAVAGDVSGLGGLTGTRLGLAVVGRLSRKHGLKVSFRPSARGGTGVLMLIPQAILTGSAPATAAEPAAAAPPAQNVTPAQSVTPVPAPPALEAAPVHESAAPPEPGPAGLPKRRRGRTLAEAERARSASGTGPRSAPTADEGKARAARFSSFRQAVRPSAPPSPEPAPAAGPPEEAPPARSSDPAGPSRPSAPSHTPDASHAPAPDAPTNTHTHSHSHSHPEGDTTS, from the coding sequence ATGACCGCGCCCACGCATCCCGGCGACCGACCCTCCCTCCGTACGTTCGTCTCCGCCCTCGCCGTCACCGGTGTGCTGTCGGCGCTCGCGGTCTGCGCGGCCGTGGCGGTGGCACCGGGCGCGGCACGCACCCCGCTCGCCGGCGGCGGGGCCGTGGCGGCGGTCGTCCTCAGCGTGGCGGTGGCCACGGCCGCGCACGCGCGACGCACCGCCCGGGACACCCGGCAGCGGCTGGAGGGCGTCACCCAGGACGTCGGACGGCTGCTCCAGCAGCAGGCCCGTACGACCGAGGAGGCGCACCAGGAGCGGCAGCGGCTCGTGGACGAACTGGCCCGGCAGCGCGCCGAGCTGACGGATTCGTTCACCGCCGAACGGGACCGCCTGGTCGCCGAGGGTACCCGGGAGCTGGACCGGCTCCGGCAGGAGAACGCCCGGCTGGCGGGCGAGTTGGAGCAGGCCCGGCGCGAGCGGGCGGCCGCGATCTCCGCGACCTCCAACACCGCCGCCCGGATGCAGGCGCTGGCCACCGCCACGCTCGCCGACCTGCGGGCGATGGAGGAGCGGCACACCGACGAGGACGTGCTGCACGATCTGCTCCACCTCGACCACCGCACCGCCCAGGCCGGCCGGCTCGCGGACTCCATCGCCGTGCTCACCGGGGCGCGTTCGGGGCGCCGGTGGGCGCGGCCGATCAGCATGGAGTCGATCCTGCGCGGCGCGATGGGCCGGATCGCCGGGTACCGGCGGGTACGGGTGCACTCGACGAGCGAGGCCGCCGTCGCCGGGCACGCCGCCGAGGGCGTGATGCACGCGCTCGCCGAACTCCTCGACAACGCCGCGAACTTCTCGCCGCCCACGGCCGAGGTCCACGTGTACGTGGAGGAGGTGCCGGCCGGGGTCATCGTGTCGGTGGAGGACAGCGGGCTGGTGATGGGCGATGTGCAACTGCGCCGCGCCGAGCGGGCGGTCGCCGGGGACGTCTCCGGGCTGGGCGGCCTGACCGGCACCCGGCTCGGGCTCGCCGTGGTCGGCCGCCTCTCCCGCAAGCACGGGCTCAAGGTGTCGTTCCGGCCCTCGGCGCGCGGCGGCACGGGCGTGCTGATGCTCATCCCGCAGGCCATCCTGACCGGCTCCGCCCCGGCCACTGCGGCCGAGCCGGCCGCCGCGGCCCCGCCCGCGCAGAACGTGACGCCCGCGCAGAGTGTGACGCCCGTACCGGCGCCGCCCGCGCTGGAGGCCGCCCCGGTCCACGAGTCGGCCGCGCCGCCGGAACCGGGCCCGGCCGGACTGCCCAAGCGACGCCGGGGCCGTACGCTCGCCGAGGCCGAGCGCGCCCGGTCCGCGTCCGGCACCGGGCCGCGCAGCGCGCCGACGGCGGACGAGGGCAAGGCCCGCGCCGCCCGCTTCAGCAGCTTCCGCCAGGCCGTCCGCCCGTCGGCACCGCCGAGCCCGGAGCCCGCTCCCGCGGCCGGCCCGCCGGAGGAGGCGCCCCCGGCCCGCTCGTCCGACCCGGCCGGACCGTCCCGTCCGTCCGCTCCCTCCCACACGCCCGACGCGTCTCACGCACCGGCGCCGGACGCCCCCACCAACACGCACACCCACTCGCACTCGCACTCGCACCCGGAAGGCGACACCACTTCATGA